The genomic segment GGACCTGGGCCTGGGGTGAAAACTCCCCATCGAGAGCGGCCAGGATCACCGCCATGTCCGTCTCCGTCATCTGGGCGGTGATTCCGCCTGCGTCGATCCGGGTGATGTCCAGCAGGCAGTCCAGCAGGGAAACCAGGGACTCCACCGCAGTATCCACTTGCCCGCAAAGCTGTGCTTGCTGATCGTTCAATTCGCTGCTCCTGAGCAGGCCGAGAAACAGCCGGGCAGCCTGGACCGGTTGCCGCAGATCGTGACTGGCAATGGCCAGGATACGGGTCTTGGCCTGATCCCGGGCTTCCGCCAGGACGGCCCGCTGCTGCTGGGCCATCAGACGCTGGGCATCCTCGCGCTTGTGTTCGCTGATGTCATTGATCACGCCCACCAAGTAGCGAGCGCCTCCCACGTCCACCGATTCGGCCGATGCCAGGCCATCGAACAGAGGCCCGGAGCGTGGCCGAAAGAGGATTTCGGCATTGTGGATGGACCCTTGCCGGACCAACTGGCCGATGACCTCCTCCCGCTGCGCGGGGTCGGCCCAGAAATTCAGCTCCCAGGAGGTCTGCCCCAGGGCCTCCTCCCGGGACAGGCCGAACATGGCCAGCCAGGCCGGGTTGGCATCGATCAGACGGCCATCTTCGTAGCGACTGATGCTGATGCCGCAGGGGCTGTTGCGAAAAATGCTATGGAACAGGGCTTCCCGTTCCATCAGACGATCCTCTGCCTGCTTGCGATCGCCGATGTCACGGGAAATGCCCAGGATGCAGTCGGGTTGACCGTCGGCCCCGCACAGGACACTGGCACTTACCTCGACCCAGACTGTGGAGCCGTCCTTATGACACATCTCCAACCGGTAAACGGGGGTTGGATCCGGGACATTTTCCCTGGCCTTGCGCAGAATTTCCCGGGCCAGTGCCAGGGATGGGCCGGCAAAGGTTTGTTCCAGGGACAGCGCAGCAACTTCCTCGGGGGTGTAACCCCGAAGACGCAGCACGGCGGGGCTGGTGTAGATACTGCCACCCTCCAGATCCATCAGCCACAACACGTCATGGTTGAACTCCAGCATCTGGACCATGCGTTCAGGAGTGAGTTGCCAGGCCTGGCAGACCGGCGGAGTAGTCGTTACGGTTTCCCGGTGACGGCGGAACCCCATGACTAGAAAGACTACCGCCAAGACCAGTGACGCAGCGAAAAACTCGCTGAACAAAGGCCCGGATCGCAGAGACAGCGATCTCCCTGCCTGTGCCAGATCCCAGTCCTCACCCAACAGCCAGAAAATCAGCGTCGAGACGACCCCCAGAGCGAGGAATAGGGGCAAATAGCGGAATTTCAGCAGAGGCAGGCGGGCCATGGTCAATGTCCCCGCCCGAAAGTTATTCGGCTATTTTGATTCCGGCCACCTTGTGGGGCGGCCGGAGGAGGGCGGAATCACAGGGGGTATACGTAGTCCCGATGTATACCCGCCACCGAACTCCTCGTTTATCAGGCTGCACGGCTTTTGGGTTCCGTGACTGCCTGGTAGAGGGTGGTGCGGCGCCAGGGCCGTCGGCCGATGCTGCGAGCCAGCTTCTCCAGCGCCTGGGCCGAGAATTCCTGGCCATGGGTACCGCCGGCGGAACGGGTGATGGATTCGTACATCAGCACCCCTCCCAGGTCATTGGCCCCGGCCTGGAGGCACAGGGTCGCCCCCTGGCCCCCCATCTTGACCCAGGAGGTCTGGATGTTGGGGATCAGGGGATGCAGGGCCAGCCGCGCCACGGCGTGCATCAGCAGGGATTCCTTGAGGGTGGGGCCGGCCCGGGACTTGCCCCGGCGGCCCATGGGGGCCTCCATGTGCACGAAGGCCAGGGGCACGAACTCGGTGAAGCCACCAGTGATCTTCTGCAGGTTGCGGACATGCAGCAGATGGCGGGCCCAGTGCTCGGCCCGATCCACATGGCCGTACATGATGGTGGCGGTGGTCTTGATACCCACCTCGTGGGCGGCCCGCACCACTTCCAGCCATTCCTGGGTGTTGATCTTGTCGTGGCAGATGATGGCCCGCACCTCGTCGTCCAGAATCTCGGCAGCGGTGCCGGGCAGGGTGGACAGGCCGGCCTCCTTCAGCATGCGCAGGTAGTCGTGGAGATTCATGCCCAGGGTGCTGGCCCCCTGGTGGATCTCCAGGGGCGAGAAGGCGTGCAGGTGCATGCCCGGCACCCGGGCCTTCACCGCCTCGATGATCTCCCGGTAGGTGTGGCCGGTGTACTCGGGATGAATACCCCCCTGCATGCAGACCTC from the Denitratisoma oestradiolicum genome contains:
- a CDS encoding PAS domain-containing sensor histidine kinase, with product MARLPLLKFRYLPLFLALGVVSTLIFWLLGEDWDLAQAGRSLSLRSGPLFSEFFAASLVLAVVFLVMGFRRHRETVTTTPPVCQAWQLTPERMVQMLEFNHDVLWLMDLEGGSIYTSPAVLRLRGYTPEEVAALSLEQTFAGPSLALAREILRKARENVPDPTPVYRLEMCHKDGSTVWVEVSASVLCGADGQPDCILGISRDIGDRKQAEDRLMEREALFHSIFRNSPCGISISRYEDGRLIDANPAWLAMFGLSREEALGQTSWELNFWADPAQREEVIGQLVRQGSIHNAEILFRPRSGPLFDGLASAESVDVGGARYLVGVINDISEHKREDAQRLMAQQQRAVLAEARDQAKTRILAIASHDLRQPVQAARLFLGLLRSSELNDQQAQLCGQVDTAVESLVSLLDCLLDITRIDAGGITAQMTETDMAVILAALDGEFSPQAQVRGLRLRLFCPAPAPRLHTDPRLLTAILRNLVGNALKYTRRGGLLLGVRQRDGHLLLQVWDTGIGIPPEHMVRIFEEFYQAGNPHQDKAHGLGLGLSICQRLAPLLGATIDCRSRPGRGSVFELRLPLNP